A part of Sander vitreus isolate 19-12246 chromosome 8, sanVit1, whole genome shotgun sequence genomic DNA contains:
- the LOC144522602 gene encoding uncharacterized protein LOC144522602, translating into MSSWTKSSASTRRPPANPNGSAQQLRLFRRAAPYPNREERTEELKDALESYEDIDQIQNYSGSVKYEGYKHQPNAKPDGCTPADRRKALYQKFYRQVQDEKKPADCVVLSVTNRCLDYPKSLSQCLQERGLSVEMLYLQAESGLTRALQDVRAEGSPLCILVEQTNVALSSCTVIIFSESLKIHRNMPKDQAMDFVAAEYSHRRVKERPPKDPADSAAQASQLLDDYLDREKIDRHTVPSETRQLLLLFAEGVHLYPEEMETISEYVRSRQEHLQASHTEGKRGYMLPPGLGKPPPLLPTPPGPPQSAGAGGPMMNHPSPPAPLLPPPGSHPKTKPPPLLSLHQPPGPSLGASASRGPLSSHSSYCGPSMPRGPLLHHPPPYHQGPRGPHTGRGAPPSLKSCRPPLLASPGAPLPRPGGPRH; encoded by the exons ATGTCGTCTTGGACGAAATCGTCTGCATCAACCCGGCGGCCACCAGCTAACCCAAACGGAAG TGCTCAACAGCTGCGTCTGTTTCGGAGAGCAGCGCCTTACCccaacagagaggagaggaccgAAGAGCTCAAGGATGCCCTGGAAAG TTATGAAGATATAGACCAAATTCAAAACTACAGTGGAAGTGTGAAGTACGAGGGGTACAAGCATCAGCCAAATG ccaagcCAGACGGCTGCACCCCAGCAGACCGACGTAAAGCCCTGTATCAGAAGTTCTACCGACAGGTGCAGGACGAGAAGAAGCCGGCCGACTGTGTGGTCCTCTCTGTCACCAACCGGTGCCT GGATTACCCCAAATCGCTAAGCCAGTGCTTGCAGGAGCGTGGCCTGTCAGTGGAAATGCTCTACCTTCAGGCGGAATCGGGCCTGACCCGGGCTCTGCAGGATGTCCGAGCAGAAGGCTCCCCGTTATGTATTCTGGTGGAGCAGACAAACGTAGCTCTGTCCTCCTGCACTGTTATCATATTCTCAGAATCCCTCAAAA TCCACCGCAACATGCCGAAAGACCAGGCCATGGACTTTGTTGCAGCCGAGTACAGTCACAGGCGCGTCAAAGAGCGCCCGCCGAAGGACCCGGCAGACAGCGCTGCCCAGGCGTCACAGCTGCTGGATGACTACCTGGACCGGGAGAAGATTGACCGCCACACTGTTCCCTCCGAAACCCGTCAGCTCCTCTTGCTGTTTGCTGAAGGGGTGCATCTCTACCCCGAGGAGATGGAAACCATCTCCGAGTATGTCCGTTCCCGGCAGGAGCACCTACAAG CCTCCCACACGGAGGGGAAGAGGGGTTACATGTTACCTCCCGGACTGGGCAAGCCGCCTCCTCTGCTCCCCACTCCACCCGGACCCCCTCAGTCTGCCGGAGCAGGGGGGCCCATGATGAACCACCCCTCACCACCCGCTCCTCTCCTGCCTCCACCAG gctctCATCCCAAAACCAAACCTCCTCCGCTGCTGTCCCTGCATCAACCTCCTGGTCCTTCATTAGGGGCCTCAGCTTCCCGAGGCCCCCTGTCCTCACACAGCTCTTACTGTGGCCCCTCTATGCCTCGTGGGCCCCTACTCCACCACCCTCCTCCATACCACCAGGGCCCCAGGGGCCCTCACACAGGCAGAGGAGCCCCACCTTCTCTAAAGAGTTGCCGCCCTCCACTTCTCGCTTCTCCAG GTGCTCCTCTTCCACGACCGGGTGGCCCCCGACACTAA